In Desulfovibrio sp. UCD-KL4C, a single genomic region encodes these proteins:
- a CDS encoding HU family DNA-binding protein — MADVDECVEIINFRFKEEGQMTKAELVVKIAEKAGMTKADAERCLNYFLDTVEETLVSEGKLTLTGFGTFQVDERKERVGRNPRTGDEIKIPACKVVKFRPGKLLKDAVK, encoded by the coding sequence ATGGCAGACGTCGATGAGTGCGTCGAAATAATTAATTTCCGTTTTAAGGAGGAAGGACAGATGACAAAGGCAGAATTAGTAGTAAAGATCGCTGAAAAAGCTGGTATGACTAAAGCAGACGCAGAGCGTTGCCTTAACTATTTTCTCGACACCGTTGAAGAAACTCTTGTAAGCGAAGGCAAACTTACCCTTACAGGTTTTGGAACCTTTCAGGTAGATGAAAGAAAAGAACGTGTTGGTCGCAATCCCCGTACTGGTGATGAAATTAAAATTCCTGCTTGCAAAGTTGTTAAATTCCGTCCAGGAAAATTGTTGAAAGACGCTGTAAAATAA
- the rpsU gene encoding 30S ribosomal protein S21 — protein MPGVYLEDSDNFEIALRRFKKQVEKAGVLSELKKRQHYEKPSVQRKKKKAAARKRLIKKMRKISMG, from the coding sequence TTGCCCGGTGTATACCTTGAAGATTCTGATAATTTCGAAATAGCTCTTCGCCGTTTTAAAAAACAGGTTGAAAAAGCTGGAGTTCTTTCCGAACTCAAAAAACGTCAGCACTATGAAAAACCTAGCGTACAGCGTAAAAAGAAAAAAGCTGCTGCTCGCAAAAGGTTAATTAAAAAAATGCGCAAAATTTCAATGGGTTAA
- a CDS encoding GatB/YqeY domain-containing protein, giving the protein MTLIEQIDKDYIAAYKAKDDVKKAVLRHLKTAVKNRMVDGGGNVTDEDVLDLVAKQIKQRKDAIDQYESAGRPELAEKEAVEIVALSIYMPPELSPEELEAAVEKVIAELGASSIKDMGKVMQAITAAHKGQFDGKALSGLVRSRLS; this is encoded by the coding sequence ATGACTCTCATTGAGCAGATTGATAAAGACTATATCGCGGCTTATAAGGCCAAAGATGATGTTAAAAAGGCTGTTTTGAGGCATCTCAAGACAGCTGTTAAGAATCGTATGGTTGACGGCGGTGGCAATGTCACCGATGAAGATGTGCTTGATCTTGTTGCAAAACAGATTAAGCAGCGCAAGGACGCTATTGACCAGTATGAAAGTGCCGGTCGTCCTGAACTTGCTGAGAAAGAGGCTGTAGAAATTGTAGCCCTTTCAATCTATATGCCGCCAGAGCTTTCTCCTGAGGAACTCGAGGCTGCAGTAGAAAAGGTAATTGCTGAACTCGGAGCATCTTCTATCAAGGATATGGGTAAAGTAATGCAAGCCATTACCGCAGCTCATAAAGGACAGTTTGACGGAAAAGCCCTTAGTGGACTTGTACGTTCGCGTCTTTCCTGA
- the rsmA gene encoding 16S rRNA (adenine(1518)-N(6)/adenine(1519)-N(6))-dimethyltransferase RsmA, with amino-acid sequence MEVRHKAKKSLGQNFLQDDNIARKIVDSLKISEKDSVLEIGPGQGALTKHILEAAPKKLVLIEKDRYLAPALAEEYPTAEVIQEDALKFVWENLDPSKKWKIVGNLPYNVASKLMWDIAAKSPAVNCVFMVQHEVGLRITAEQGSKKYGGISAWIQSFCQTQYLFQVPPTVFKPKPKVDSAVIKFYLRPDLEKPSDPEGLAKLIKFCFQYRRKQLGKILKSFISDSMLEWVEKEGLTLKDRPESLSPVQFQGLYNCIKNDFPS; translated from the coding sequence GTGGAAGTCAGACATAAGGCTAAGAAGAGTTTAGGTCAGAATTTTTTACAAGATGATAATATAGCACGTAAAATTGTGGACAGTCTTAAGATTTCAGAAAAAGATTCTGTGCTTGAGATTGGCCCAGGTCAGGGAGCATTAACAAAACATATACTGGAAGCTGCCCCTAAAAAGCTGGTACTGATCGAGAAGGATAGATATCTTGCACCTGCTCTTGCTGAAGAGTATCCAACGGCTGAAGTTATTCAAGAAGATGCTTTAAAATTTGTTTGGGAAAATCTTGATCCTTCTAAAAAATGGAAAATTGTCGGTAACCTGCCGTACAATGTCGCTTCTAAACTTATGTGGGATATCGCTGCCAAAAGTCCAGCTGTGAATTGCGTTTTTATGGTTCAGCATGAAGTTGGACTTAGAATCACTGCTGAACAAGGTTCAAAAAAGTATGGAGGGATCAGTGCATGGATACAAAGTTTTTGCCAGACCCAATATCTTTTTCAAGTCCCTCCTACAGTTTTTAAGCCGAAACCGAAGGTAGACTCCGCAGTTATAAAATTTTATTTGCGCCCTGATTTAGAAAAACCTAGTGATCCTGAGGGACTTGCAAAGCTTATTAAATTTTGTTTCCAGTATAGACGGAAGCAGCTTGGTAAGATATTGAAATCATTCATTTCTGATTCTATGTTGGAGTGGGTTGAGAAAGAGGGACTTACGCTCAAAGATCGTCCAGAATCCTTGTCTCCTGTACAGTTCCAAGGGCTATATAATTGCATTAAAAACGATTTTCCCTCTTGA
- a CDS encoding Smr/MutS family protein produces the protein MEPRSLQLLEFPKILKVLSNFTVSSSGAQSCLDLSPMQEADAINSAARFFRQGQNFSKETGFKLSVFPPLEGLFKFLIKPTNILDTDALFALVQTLGQTRLLKEALSIAEKREWDSIVEFLDRIDWPEKTFSGLKRCIDPDGNIRDESSPELYDVRRSLRGLYQRCSKKVRDYIHGEDISRFMQDDFMTISSDRYVLPLKANFKGRLQGIIHSYSNTGETCYFEPLFLVELNNTMQELKQKERLEELKILTYLTGLVRGELAECEAAYNFLVDYDVLQAKINFAESLGAVAVDVEAGAGFNLKGARHPLLVASEMGVHPLNVELPADQRVLIISGGNAGGKTVCLKTVGILAAMAFSGIPVTVEKGSILPLFKEIFVIIGDEQSLEENVSTFSAQIQSISRIWDSMDSSTLFILDEFGSGTDPAQGAALAQAVVDGLLEDKVTCFAATHFPALKTYALVTEGVRAASVLFDPGTKKPLFRIAYDQVGASIALDVAREHGFPESLISKAEQYLLMDGSDTGSVMSRLNELAVNRELELEELAKEHEKLRTKRDKLEVRFEKERVAALNDIKTQAQTVLKEWQDGKVGRKTALKKLADAREKIGGGASVKTVVKTFSYDDIEVGSDILNINWDRKGIVLEKDDRKKRVKVDMDGVAMWMPADQLGPVAKSGQISAQPVVSVDASSSGDMSLKVDLRGKRADIAISELGKFFDQALLRGATTIEVVHGRGTGALRREVHIFLDENPVVASYALAPEDQGGDGMTMVELV, from the coding sequence ATGGAGCCTAGATCTCTTCAATTACTTGAGTTTCCAAAGATTCTCAAAGTACTATCAAATTTCACTGTGTCTTCTTCTGGAGCTCAGTCATGTCTTGATCTTTCTCCAATGCAAGAAGCTGATGCCATCAATTCTGCGGCTCGTTTTTTCAGACAAGGTCAGAATTTTTCTAAGGAAACTGGGTTCAAGCTTAGTGTTTTTCCTCCGCTTGAAGGGCTTTTCAAATTTCTAATTAAGCCTACCAATATTCTCGATACTGATGCACTTTTCGCACTTGTTCAGACCCTTGGACAGACTCGCTTGCTTAAAGAAGCTCTTTCGATTGCTGAAAAGCGAGAGTGGGATTCTATTGTTGAATTTTTGGATAGAATTGACTGGCCTGAAAAAACATTTTCAGGTTTGAAACGTTGTATTGATCCTGATGGAAATATCCGTGACGAAAGTTCACCTGAACTTTACGATGTCAGACGTTCTCTCAGAGGGCTTTATCAGCGTTGTTCAAAAAAAGTTCGGGATTATATTCATGGTGAAGACATAAGTCGTTTTATGCAGGACGACTTCATGACGATTTCATCTGATCGTTACGTTCTGCCGCTAAAAGCGAATTTTAAAGGTCGATTGCAGGGGATTATTCACAGCTACTCAAATACCGGTGAAACCTGTTATTTTGAGCCGTTATTTCTTGTTGAGCTTAACAACACCATGCAGGAGCTTAAGCAAAAGGAAAGGCTGGAAGAACTGAAGATCCTGACTTATCTTACCGGACTTGTCCGTGGTGAACTTGCAGAATGTGAAGCTGCATATAATTTTCTTGTTGATTACGATGTACTTCAGGCAAAAATTAATTTTGCTGAATCTCTGGGTGCTGTTGCGGTTGATGTTGAAGCTGGAGCAGGGTTTAATTTGAAGGGAGCTCGCCATCCGTTGCTTGTGGCTTCGGAAATGGGTGTACATCCGTTAAATGTTGAACTTCCTGCCGATCAGCGTGTACTTATTATCAGCGGTGGTAATGCTGGCGGTAAAACTGTCTGCCTTAAAACTGTCGGTATTTTGGCTGCTATGGCATTCAGCGGCATTCCGGTTACTGTTGAAAAGGGATCAATACTTCCTCTTTTTAAAGAAATTTTTGTTATTATCGGTGATGAACAATCACTTGAGGAAAATGTAAGTACATTTTCAGCGCAAATTCAGTCTATCAGCAGAATATGGGATTCAATGGATTCATCCACTTTATTTATTCTGGATGAGTTCGGTTCAGGAACTGATCCGGCACAGGGGGCTGCGTTAGCTCAGGCTGTCGTGGACGGATTGCTTGAGGATAAAGTTACCTGTTTTGCAGCAACACATTTTCCTGCACTTAAAACTTATGCCCTTGTTACCGAGGGAGTCAGAGCCGCCAGTGTCCTTTTTGATCCGGGAACGAAAAAACCTTTGTTCAGGATTGCTTATGATCAAGTTGGAGCTTCTATTGCCTTAGATGTTGCACGTGAACATGGTTTTCCAGAATCTTTAATCTCCAAGGCTGAGCAATATCTGCTTATGGATGGATCGGATACTGGTTCTGTCATGTCCCGTTTGAATGAACTTGCTGTAAACAGAGAGCTAGAGCTTGAAGAACTTGCTAAGGAACATGAGAAGCTTCGTACTAAACGTGACAAGCTTGAAGTAAGATTTGAAAAAGAACGTGTTGCGGCATTAAATGACATTAAAACTCAAGCTCAAACTGTTTTGAAAGAGTGGCAGGATGGTAAGGTTGGGCGTAAAACTGCATTAAAGAAACTTGCGGATGCTCGTGAAAAAATAGGTGGCGGCGCCAGTGTTAAGACTGTTGTTAAGACTTTTTCATACGATGATATTGAAGTTGGTTCAGATATTTTAAATATTAATTGGGATCGCAAGGGTATTGTTTTAGAGAAAGATGACCGAAAAAAAAGGGTGAAGGTTGATATGGATGGCGTGGCAATGTGGATGCCTGCTGATCAACTCGGGCCTGTAGCCAAATCCGGACAAATTTCTGCTCAGCCAGTAGTTTCTGTTGACGCCTCTTCGTCTGGAGATATGTCTCTTAAGGTTGACCTTCGTGGAAAACGTGCTGATATAGCAATAAGTGAACTTGGTAAGTTTTTCGATCAGGCGTTACTTCGCGGCGCAACAACAATTGAAGTCGTGCATGGTCGCGGAACAGGCGCTCTAAGGCGTGAGGTTCATATTTTCCTTGATGAAAATCCGGTGGTTGCAAGTTATGCTCTAGCTCCTGAAGATCAGGGAGGAGATGGTATGACTATGGTTGAATTGGTTTAG